The genomic interval CCCGCAGCGACCCGTGCTGCGCGGCGTCTCGCTGGACGCCGCTCCGGGGACGATGACGGCGATCGTCGGCCCGTCGGGGTCGGGGAAGACGACGATCGCGCGCCTCGTGGCGCGCTTCTGGGACGCCGACGGCGGCTCGGTGCGGGTGGGCGGCGCGGAGCTGCGGACCCAGCCGACCACGCAGCTCATGGACCAGATCTCGATGGTCTTCCAGGACGTCTACCTGCTGGACGACACCCTCGAGGCGAACGTGCGGCTGGGCCGCGAGGACGCCTCGGACGCCGAAGTGCGCGAGGCCGCGGAGCTCGCCGGCGTCTCTGAGATCGCCGCGCGCCTGCCCGAGGGCTGGGCGAGCCGTGTGGGCGAGGGCGGCAGGGCGCTCTCCGGCGGCGAGCGCCAGCGCGTCTCGATCGCCCGCGCCCTGCTCAAGCGTGCCCCCGTGGTGCTGCTGGACGAGGCCACGAGCGCCCTGGACGCGGAGAACGAGGCGCACGTGTTGCGCAGCGTCGAGCATCTCCGCGAGACCGCGACGCTGCTGGTCATCGCCCACAAGCTCGACACGGTGCAGAAGGCCGACCAGATCCTGGTGCTCGGGGCCGACGGGACCGTGCGCGAGCGCGGCCGCCACGAGGAGCTCCTCGCTCGCGGGGGCGACTACCGGCGCTTCTGGGATCGCCGCGTGCAGGCCGCGGGGTGGACACTGGGCGGATGAGCCCCGACCCCGCCCCGTCGAGCCCCGCGTCGTCGAAGCCGGCCCCGTCTGGCCGTGCCCTCCGCACGGGCCCGAAGCCCCGCTTCACCGCTGATCAAGCGGTGGACGCGGCGCTGGGCCTGGGGATCGAGCGCTTCACGCTGGCGGGCGTCGCCGCGGCGCTCGGCATCTCCGCGCCCGCGCTCTACCGCGTGGTCGACAGCCACGAGGACCTCGTGGACCTGTGCCTGGCGCGGATCGCCGGGCAGATGCGGCTGCCGACGTCCGGCGCGAGCTGGCAGGACCAGCTGCGCTTCTTCGCCGACGAGACCTGGCGCCTCACGCAGGAGCACCCGGGGCTGCCGGCGACCATCCTCGAGCGGCCCGGCGCGCACCTGCACCTCGCGGGCACCATGCGCGCACTCATCGGCAGCCTCGAGGCGGCCGACTTCCCCGGTGGCGCCGAGGAGATCGCCTTCGCCCTGGACTTCCTGGGCGACACGGTCTTCGTGACCCACATCGGGATCCTCCCCTACCGCCAGGCCGACGCCTCGGGCCGTCGCGGCATCGACCGCGCGCTCGAGAAGCAGGCCGACCTGCGCGGGGCCGCGTGGACGGGAGCGGGCGACGGGACTGCCGGGCACGACGAGCACGCCGGGCGCGCCGCAGACAGCGGCGAGACCGCGGCTGTCGGCGACGGCCCGGCAGCGGGCGACGACGACCCGGGCGCCCCGTCGGTGCTCACGATCGACGAATCGTGGACGGGACGCGGGATGCTCGACCGGAAGATCGACTTCATCATCGCCGGCATCGAGCAGGGACTCCTCAGCACCCCGTGACGCCGCTCACCGCACGGGGTAGCGTCGAGCCATGAAGAAGCTCATCGATGCCACGGCCGACGTCGTCGTCGACGCCCTGCGGGGCATGGCCCTCACCCATCCCGATGACCTGCAGGTGGACCTCGAGAACCGCGTCGTGCTGCGCGGCCGCCCCAAGGCCGACGGCAAGGTCGCGATCATCTCCGGCGGCGGCAGCGGCCACGAACCGCTGCACGGCGGCTTCGTGGGCGAGGGCATGCTCGACGCGGCCTGCGCGGGCGAGGTCTTCACCTCCCCTGTCCCCGACCAGATCACCGCCGCGATCGCCGCCGTGGACCGCGGCGCCGGCGTGCTGCAGATCGTCAAGAACTACACCGGCGACGTCATGAACTTCGAGATGGCCGCGGAGCTGGCCGACGCCGAGTCCGGCACCGAGGTGCGCAGCGTCGTCACGAACGACGACGTCGCCGTCGAGGACTCCACCTTCACCGCCGGCCGCCGCGGCGTGGGCGGCACCGTGCTCGTCGAGAAGATCGCGGGCGCCGCCGCCGAGGAGGGCCGGTCGCTCGACGAGGTCACCGCGATCGCCGAGAGGGTGAACCAGAACGCCCGCTCGCTCGGCGTGGCGCTGACCTCGGTGACCGTGCCCGCGAACGGCAAGCCGTCGTTCGAGCTGGGCGAGGACGAGATCGAGATCGGCATCGGCATCCACGGCGAGCCCGGGCGCCGCCGGGAGAAGATCGCCCCGGCGCGCGAGATCGCCCGCACCATGCTCGAGCCGATCCTCGCCGAGCTCCCCGGCGAGGGCCCCGTGCTGCTGCTGGTCAACGGCATGGGCGCGACCCCGCTCCTCGAGCTCTACATCCTCGCGGCCGACGCCCACGCGGTCCTCGAGGAGAAGGGCGTCGAGGTCGCCCGCGACCTGGTCGGCAACTACGTCACGAGCCTCGACATGGCCGGCGCCTCGATCACCCTGCTGCGCCTGGACGAGGAGCTCACCGCGCTCTGGGACGCACCGGTCGCCACGCCCGCGCTGCGCCGCGGGCTCTGAGCCCATCGGCCGCTCCCGTCGGCCACTCCCGGCGGCCTTCCCTCATCAGCCACCACGAAAGGAGCTGGCGATGACCAGCGAGAACACCCCCGTCTCGGAGCTCGGACTGCACGAGCTGACTACCTGGCTGCGCCGCTGCACGGAGCTCATCGACGAGAACGCCCCGCACCTCACCGACCTCGACGCGGCGATCGGCGACGCCGACCACGGCGCGAACATGCAGCGCGGCTTCGACGCCGTCGCGGGGATCCTCGACGGCGAGTACGAGGACGTCCAGGCGCTGATGAAGAAGGTCGGGATGACGCTCGTCTCGAGCGTCGGCGGCGCCTCCGGGCCGCTCTACGGCACGTTCTTCCTGCGCTTCGCGACCAGCGCGAAGGGCGCCGACGCGCTCGACCTGCACGCCCTGTTCGCCGCGCTGCAGGCCGGCGTGCACGGCA from Brachybacterium kimchii carries:
- the dhaK gene encoding dihydroxyacetone kinase subunit DhaK; the protein is MKKLIDATADVVVDALRGMALTHPDDLQVDLENRVVLRGRPKADGKVAIISGGGSGHEPLHGGFVGEGMLDAACAGEVFTSPVPDQITAAIAAVDRGAGVLQIVKNYTGDVMNFEMAAELADAESGTEVRSVVTNDDVAVEDSTFTAGRRGVGGTVLVEKIAGAAAEEGRSLDEVTAIAERVNQNARSLGVALTSVTVPANGKPSFELGEDEIEIGIGIHGEPGRRREKIAPAREIARTMLEPILAELPGEGPVLLLVNGMGATPLLELYILAADAHAVLEEKGVEVARDLVGNYVTSLDMAGASITLLRLDEELTALWDAPVATPALRRGL
- the dhaL gene encoding dihydroxyacetone kinase subunit DhaL encodes the protein MTSENTPVSELGLHELTTWLRRCTELIDENAPHLTDLDAAIGDADHGANMQRGFDAVAGILDGEYEDVQALMKKVGMTLVSSVGGASGPLYGTFFLRFATSAKGADALDLHALFAALQAGVHGIEERGKSMIGQKTMLDAWVPALDAYQRAGETLQGAVLAGAAGAQEGRDATGPMEATKGRASYLGERSVGHIDPGAASTALLWEALADVVRPGGPTPDGEADADGEAAS
- a CDS encoding TetR/AcrR family transcriptional regulator, with the translated sequence MSPDPAPSSPASSKPAPSGRALRTGPKPRFTADQAVDAALGLGIERFTLAGVAAALGISAPALYRVVDSHEDLVDLCLARIAGQMRLPTSGASWQDQLRFFADETWRLTQEHPGLPATILERPGAHLHLAGTMRALIGSLEAADFPGGAEEIAFALDFLGDTVFVTHIGILPYRQADASGRRGIDRALEKQADLRGAAWTGAGDGTAGHDEHAGRAADSGETAAVGDGPAAGDDDPGAPSVLTIDESWTGRGMLDRKIDFIIAGIEQGLLSTP